Proteins encoded by one window of Candidatus Terasakiella magnetica:
- a CDS encoding ribonucleotide-diphosphate reductase subunit beta: MSLLDANPVYKPFRYPWCYEAWLTQQQVHWLPEEVPLADDVKDWHKNLSEAERHLLTQIFRFFTQSDIEVNNCYMRHYTRVFQPTEVQMMLSAFSNMETIHIAAYSHLLDTIGIPEAEYAAFLKYKEMKDKYDYMQQFGVDSKIDIATTLAVFGGFTEGLQLFASFAILLNFPRLNKMKGMGQIVTWSVRDETLHCNSIIKLYKTFLKENPEIDIKELHKRLYEACATIIEHEDAFIDLCFEMGAVEGLTADEVKKYIRYIGDRRLEQLGLEPQYNIEKNPLPWLDAMLNAVEHANFFENRATEYSKAATQGTWDDVFD; this comes from the coding sequence ATGTCACTTCTGGATGCAAATCCCGTTTATAAACCGTTTCGCTATCCTTGGTGTTATGAAGCGTGGCTCACCCAGCAACAAGTCCACTGGTTGCCTGAAGAAGTGCCCTTAGCCGATGATGTAAAAGACTGGCATAAAAACCTCTCTGAGGCTGAGCGTCACCTGCTCACGCAGATTTTCCGCTTTTTCACCCAAAGTGACATTGAGGTAAATAACTGTTACATGCGCCATTACACGCGCGTGTTCCAACCCACCGAAGTGCAAATGATGCTATCGGCCTTTTCAAATATGGAAACCATCCATATTGCGGCTTATTCCCACCTGCTTGATACCATTGGTATTCCTGAGGCTGAATATGCCGCCTTCCTTAAATATAAGGAAATGAAGGACAAGTACGACTATATGCAGCAGTTTGGTGTGGATAGCAAAATTGATATTGCCACCACGCTGGCGGTTTTTGGTGGCTTTACCGAAGGGTTGCAACTGTTTGCCAGTTTTGCCATTTTGCTCAATTTCCCCCGCCTGAATAAAATGAAGGGCATGGGCCAGATTGTCACATGGTCAGTGCGCGATGAAACGCTGCATTGTAATTCCATCATCAAGCTCTATAAAACTTTCCTTAAAGAAAACCCTGAGATTGATATTAAAGAGCTGCACAAACGCCTTTATGAGGCATGCGCGACTATTATCGAGCATGAAGATGCTTTCATTGATCTATGCTTTGAAATGGGCGCGGTTGAAGGGCTCACAGCAGATGAGGTCAAGAAATACATACGCTATATTGGGGATCGCCGCCTTGAACAGCTTGGTCTTGAGCCGCAATATAATATTGAGAAAAACCCGCTGCCGTGGCTTGATGCCATGCTCAATGCCGTTGAACATGCCAACTTCTTTGAAAACCGCGCAACGGAATATTCAAAAGCTGCCACACAAGGCACATGGGATGATGTGTTTGATTAA
- a CDS encoding type IV pili methyl-accepting chemotaxis transducer N-terminal domain-containing protein — MRKLLIVAMVFSTIFASDSFISTAQGADEVQGRKVDIAGRQRMLTQRMAKAACFIGSYSEVDKHHAMLIDASKLFDDSLKTLTNGNPSLNIPAETEPSILAELENVKPYWHMLDFATRILIESPETPGLDVNMIEQFNLPALKQSNAVVQTMERAYYKGTKSTGSVRAINVAGRQRMLSQKAAKEFCFISYGLDVEKNRQALKKTIQDFDIALDDLRNGDSIKNIPPAPTINIRYALTQLKSDWQSPRGIYLAIANGVQAHDAEFSTISKSNDQMLKQSNEIVGMMVNYYKNMETR; from the coding sequence ATGCGTAAACTCTTAATTGTTGCAATGGTTTTCAGTACAATTTTTGCGTCTGATAGCTTTATATCAACGGCACAAGGTGCCGATGAGGTCCAAGGACGTAAGGTCGATATTGCCGGGCGCCAACGTATGCTCACCCAACGCATGGCAAAAGCAGCCTGTTTTATTGGTAGCTATAGTGAAGTTGATAAACATCACGCCATGCTCATTGATGCCAGTAAACTGTTTGATGACAGCCTCAAGACATTAACCAATGGCAACCCGAGCCTGAACATCCCCGCAGAAACGGAGCCTTCTATTTTGGCTGAGCTGGAAAATGTGAAGCCCTATTGGCACATGCTGGACTTTGCCACCCGTATTTTGATCGAGTCCCCTGAGACCCCCGGCCTTGATGTGAATATGATTGAACAGTTCAATCTGCCAGCACTTAAACAATCCAATGCGGTTGTTCAAACCATGGAACGCGCCTATTATAAGGGAACAAAAAGCACCGGTAGTGTACGCGCCATCAACGTGGCAGGGCGCCAACGTATGCTCAGCCAAAAAGCAGCAAAAGAATTTTGCTTTATCTCCTATGGGCTAGATGTCGAGAAAAACCGACAAGCCCTTAAAAAGACAATTCAGGACTTTGATATCGCCCTTGATGATCTGCGCAATGGCGATTCCATCAAAAACATTCCGCCAGCACCAACAATTAATATCCGTTATGCCCTAACCCAGCTTAAATCTGACTGGCAGTCCCCACGCGGTATTTATCTTGCGATCGCCAATGGCGTACAGGCCCATGATGCTGAGTTTTCAACCATCTCAAAAAGTAATGATCAAATGCTTAAACAAAGTAATGAGATCGTTGGCATGATGGTCAACTACTATAAAAATATGGAAACCCGCTAG
- a CDS encoding FAD-binding oxidoreductase yields MPTQYGTIDQSFLDQLVELTSKERVSTSQALRDQHGTDESYHEAFAPDVVIFTHSTKEVASVVRLCAEKKIPIIPYGTGTSLEGHVAALHGGVCIDLSQMNEVIKARPQDLDVTVQAGVTRKALNEYLRDTGLFFPIDPGADASLGGMASTRASGTNAVRYGTMRENVLSLTVVNPKGEVIRTSSRSKKSAAGYDLTHLYVGSEGTLGIITEVTLRLYGIPEKVTAAVCPFPSLEEAVNMVITTIQCGIPVARIELLDDRQMYAVNQYSKLNYEVAPTLFFEFHGSPSAVDEQVEQVKSIAEDFGGENFQWASQQEERDRLWNARHNAYYAALALRPGCRGVSSDACVPISRLAEAILETKKDIEASFLEGTIVGHVGDGNYHTLFAFDPNDEKELAEAKRLNARIVERALVMEGTCTGEHGVGHGKMKYLEDEFGEAGLEIMRSIKRAMDPDNIMNPGKIVAL; encoded by the coding sequence ATGCCCACACAATATGGAACAATCGACCAGAGCTTTCTTGACCAACTTGTTGAACTGACAAGCAAGGAGCGGGTTTCAACCTCCCAAGCGTTGCGCGATCAACATGGAACAGATGAGTCTTACCATGAAGCTTTCGCCCCGGATGTGGTGATCTTCACACATAGCACAAAAGAAGTCGCCTCTGTGGTGCGTTTATGTGCTGAAAAGAAAATACCGATCATTCCTTATGGCACGGGCACCTCCCTTGAAGGTCATGTGGCGGCCCTTCATGGTGGGGTTTGTATTGACCTTTCACAAATGAATGAGGTGATAAAAGCCCGCCCACAGGATTTGGACGTGACTGTGCAGGCAGGGGTGACGCGCAAGGCGTTAAATGAATATTTGCGCGATACCGGATTGTTTTTTCCCATTGACCCGGGCGCAGATGCTTCGCTTGGCGGGATGGCGTCAACACGGGCTTCAGGCACCAATGCAGTGCGTTATGGCACCATGCGCGAAAATGTCCTTTCCTTAACGGTGGTGAACCCAAAGGGCGAGGTGATCCGCACCTCTTCACGCTCTAAAAAATCAGCAGCGGGTTATGACCTTACCCATCTTTATGTGGGATCAGAAGGCACGCTGGGTATCATTACTGAAGTAACCTTGCGCCTTTATGGTATACCAGAAAAAGTCACAGCTGCCGTCTGCCCGTTTCCAAGTTTGGAAGAGGCGGTTAATATGGTGATCACCACCATTCAGTGCGGCATTCCCGTTGCGCGCATTGAATTGCTTGATGATCGCCAGATGTATGCGGTGAACCAATATTCAAAGCTGAATTATGAAGTCGCCCCCACCTTGTTTTTTGAATTTCACGGCTCGCCCTCAGCTGTGGATGAACAGGTAGAACAAGTGAAATCGATCGCTGAGGATTTTGGCGGGGAGAATTTCCAATGGGCCAGCCAGCAAGAAGAACGCGACCGTTTATGGAATGCGCGCCATAATGCTTATTATGCCGCCCTTGCTTTGCGCCCGGGGTGTCGTGGTGTGTCATCGGATGCCTGCGTGCCCATATCGCGTTTGGCAGAAGCCATTTTAGAAACCAAGAAGGATATTGAAGCTTCATTTCTGGAGGGCACGATTGTGGGCCATGTGGGGGATGGTAATTATCACACCCTGTTTGCTTTTGACCCTAATGATGAAAAGGAACTGGCTGAAGCCAAGCGTTTAAATGCCCGCATTGTTGAGCGCGCCCTTGTCATGGAAGGGACCTGCACGGGTGAGCATGGTGTCGGCCATGGTAAAATGAAATATCTTGAAGATGAGTTTGGCGAGGCTGGCCTTGAGATTATGCGCTCCATAAAGAGAGCCATGGACCCGGATAATATTATGAACCCGGGTAAAATCGTGGCCCTTTAA
- a CDS encoding MBL fold metallo-hydrolase, whose protein sequence is MSLVDVQFLGCGDAFGTGGRFNTCFHVVSAKNSFLIDCGATSLVAMRKFEIEPNSIDMIFLSHLHGDHFAGVIFFLMDARYVSARTRPLVIAGPKGTKQRLMEAMEALYPGCWEKGVEFEVIFVELTLNHLQGLNGVKVYPYQAKHLADGNDFILRFEVDEKIITFSGDTGWTPELATAAHGSDLLICESYHFDEKCEFHLDYETIHENRGFLHTRKLILTHLGPEALARKNEMDLEVAFDGLLISV, encoded by the coding sequence ATGAGTCTGGTTGATGTTCAGTTTTTAGGGTGTGGCGATGCTTTTGGTACAGGCGGGCGTTTTAACACCTGTTTCCATGTGGTCAGTGCCAAAAACTCTTTCCTGATTGATTGCGGGGCGACTTCACTTGTGGCTATGCGCAAGTTTGAGATTGAGCCTAACTCCATTGATATGATCTTTCTTTCCCATCTTCATGGGGATCATTTTGCGGGCGTCATCTTCTTTTTAATGGATGCGCGTTATGTTTCTGCGCGCACACGCCCCTTGGTGATTGCGGGGCCTAAAGGCACAAAACAACGCTTGATGGAGGCAATGGAAGCACTCTATCCCGGCTGTTGGGAAAAAGGCGTTGAGTTTGAAGTTATTTTTGTAGAGCTCACCTTAAACCACCTACAAGGTTTAAACGGGGTGAAAGTCTATCCCTATCAGGCCAAGCACCTTGCAGATGGTAATGACTTTATCTTGCGTTTTGAAGTCGATGAAAAAATCATCACCTTTAGTGGCGATACGGGCTGGACACCCGAGCTGGCAACTGCGGCTCATGGCTCTGACCTGCTCATCTGTGAATCCTATCATTTTGATGAGAAATGCGAGTTCCATCTGGATTATGAAACCATCCATGAAAACCGTGGTTTCCTCCATACCCGCAAGCTCATCCTCACCCATCTTGGCCCTGAAGCATTGGCACGTAAAAATGAAATGGACCTTGAAGTTGCCTTTGATGGGCTTTTGATCTCCGTTTAA